From a region of the Trichoderma atroviride chromosome 6, complete sequence genome:
- a CDS encoding uncharacterized protein (CAZy:GH67~SECRETED:SignalP(1-19)) — translation MILQSLVLLLLTAIAPVFAETGIDAWLRYAPLSSSVTRGHLNSFPNHIVALNATKDGPLSSAASELQKGIKGILGLNLGVSSSQKSCSAQKTIVVSTLDSYKSACGKLPPKLDLIQDGYWLSTKGESVQIIGQNERGALYGAFQYLSLLGQGNFSQVAFASNPSAPIRWSNQWDNLNAGTAAHGSIERGYGGVSIFFENGYVKKDLSRVPLYGRLLASVGLNGIVINNVNADATLLNETNLEGVKRIADLFRPWGVQVGISLNFASPQVLGELDTFDPLDETVIKWWTDKSNRIYELVPDFAGYLVKANSEGQPGPLTYNRTLSQGANLFAKAIEPHGGIVVFRAFVYDQLNETDWKADRANAAVEFFKDLDGQFDSNVLVQIKFGPIDFQVREPPSPLFVNIPKTPVSIELEVTQEYLGQQCHLVYLPPLWQTILGFDMRANGRQSYIRDIVTGKTFNHKLSGYAGVINIGMNDTWIGSHLAMSNMFAFGRLAWNPQADSQDIVEEWTRLTFGLNRDVVSAIVSMSMKSWPAYEDYSGNLGIQTLTDILYTHYGANPASQDNNGWGQWTRADSKTIGMDRTVSNGTGNAGQYAKDVAHMFEYTQTTPDDLMLWFHHVPYTFKLHSGKTVIQHFYDAHYAGSATAQTFPTTWKSLEGQIDAERYKEVLYRLTYQAGHSLVWRDAISEFYRNLSSIPDQLNRVRNHPHRIEAEAMDLSDFTIVDVDPTECASKYKAIATNGTGTATTKLNVPSGKYNVAVNYYDVMGGIANYEVLLNGKSVGTWKGDSENYLGHDYSSFLDCHSAIRITFEGVKIKKGDTLTIKGTGNALEQAAIDYVSILPQGVVD, via the coding sequence ATGATATTACAAAGTCTTGTACTTTTGTTACTCACGGCCATTGCGCCCGTCTTTGCCGAGACCGGCATTGACGCATGGCTGCGATATGCTCCTCTTTCAAGCTCTGTTACAAGAGGCCATCTTAATTCTTTCCCAAACCACATTGTCGCCCTCAACGCCACCAAAGATGGGCCTCTATCAAGTGCTGCATCAGAGCTACAAAAGGGTATCAAAGGCATTCTAGGTCTCAACTTGGGTGTCAGCTCAAGCCAAAAGAGCTGCTCTGCCCAAAAGACCATTGTTGTTTCTACTCTCGATTCTTACAAATCAGCTTGCGGCAAGCTTCCCCCAAAGTTGGATCTAATACAAGATGGATACTGGCTCAGCACAAAGGGTGAATCAGTACAAATCATCGGCCAGAATGAGAGGGGCGCACTTTACGGTGCCTTTCAGTATTTGTCCTTGCTCGGGCAGGGTAACTTTTCCCAAGTTGCCTTTGCTTCCAATCCCAGCGCACCAATCCGATGGTCCAACCAATGGGACAATCTCAATGCAGGAACAGCAGCCCATGGCAGCATCGAAAGAGGCTACGGCGgtgtttccatcttctttgagAATGGCTATGTCAAGAAGGATCTTTCTCGAGTTCCACTCTACGGCCGTTTGTTGGCTTCTGTTGGCCTGAacggcatcgtcatcaacaacgtCAATGCTGATGCAACACTTCTCAACGAGACAAACTTGGAGGGCGTCAAGCGAATTGCTGATTTGTTCCGGCCGTGGGGCGTCCAGGTCGGAATCTCACTCAACTTTGCCTCGCCTCAGGTCCTCGGAGAACTGGACACGTTTGATCCCCTGGACGAGACTGTCATCAAATGGTGGACAGACAAATCCAACAGGATTTATGAACTTGTGCCTGATTTTGCGGGCTACCTGGTCAAGGCCAACTCAGAGGGCCAGCCCGGGCCGTTGACATACAATCGTACCCTATCTCAAGGTGCCAATCTCTTTGCAAAGGCTATTGAGCCACATGGCGGCATTGTCGTGTTTCGGGCCTTTGTCTATGACCAGCTCAATGAGACTGATTGGAAGGCCGATCGAGCCAATGCCGCAGTTGAATTCTTCAAAGATCTGGATGGCCAGTTCGACAGCAACGTCCTGGTCCAGATCAAGTTCGGTCCTATAGATTTCCAAGTCAGAGAGCccccctctcctcttttcgtCAATATACCCAAAACACCCGTGTCAATAGAGCTTGAAGTCACTCAAGAGTATCTTGGCCAGCAGTGCCATCTAGTCTATCTCCCGCCTTTGTGGCAGACTATCCTGGGTTTCGATATGCGAGCCAATGGCCGGCAGTCTTACATTCGCGATATTGTCACAGGCAAGACATTCAATCACAAACTCAGCGGCTATGCTGGAGTTATCAACATTGGAATGAATGATACATGGATCGGTAGCCACTTGGCGATGTCCAACATGTTTGCTTTTGGCCGGCTAGCCTGGAACCCTCAGGCAGACTCTCAAGACATAGTTGAGGAATGGACCCGTCTAACGTTTGGTCTCAACCGGGATGTCGTTTCAGCTATTGTGAGCATGTCCATGAAGTCATGGCCGGCGTATGAGGACTACAGCGGCAACCTGGGTATCCAGACCCTTACCGATATCTTATACACTCACTATGGCGCAAATCCGGCCTCTCAGGACAACAATGGCTGGGGACAGTGGACGCGAGCCGACAGCAAAACTATTGGCATGGACCGCACAGTATCGAATGGTACAGGAAATGCTGGCCAGTACGCCAAAGATGTAGCACATATGTTTGAGTATACTCAAACTACGCCAGACGATCTGATGCTATGGTTCCACCACGTACCTTATACCTTCAAGCTACACTCTGGCAAGACGGTCATTCAACATTTCTACGATGCTCATTATGCTGGATCTGCAACGGCACAAACTTTCCCCACCACTTGGAAGTCGCTTGAGGGTCAAATAGACGCCGAAAGATACAAAGAGGTCTTGTACAGACTGACATATCAAGCTGGCCACTCTTTGGTATGGCGTGACGCCATCAGCGAGTTCTACCGCAACCTTTCGAGCATTCCAGATCAACTGAATCGTGTTCGAAACCACCCCCACCGTATTGAAGCCGAAGCGATGGACCTCTCAGACTTCACGATAGTCGATGTTGATCCTACAGAATGCGCATCCAAGTACAAAGCAATTGCGACGAATGGAACCGGCACAGCCACTACAAAGTTGAACGTCCCAAGCGGAAAGTACAATGTTGCAGTCAACTATTACGATGTCATGGGTGGCATCGCCAACTACGAGGTGCTGCTTAATGGCAAATCCGTCGGAACTTGGAAAGGCGATTCGGAAAACTATCTTGGCCATGACTACAGCTCATTCCTTGACTGTCACTCGGCAATTCGTATCACGTTTGAGGGTGTCAAGATTAAAAAGGGAGATACGCTGACTATCAAGGGAACTGGGAATGCTTTGGAGCAAGCGGCGATAGATTACGTCTCCATTTTGCCACAGGGTGTGGTAGATTAG
- a CDS encoding uncharacterized protein (EggNog:ENOG41), producing the protein MPIAGEPSADDPSSDPTRKLRWSYADSSDIPLPDEDPSQPFCPRHATTVAHLQKASFGPYPYHTDSTTPHRDWHFGNLDYILSRKSLCRVCGLIAKVVEQDPSNSTLERKNTEIIACWIWDGVLNNSDGKVGTLRLRIAPEVIGWEDLFEPFDLVPLADHLDESDNLFLGRKINNGHFDLEVVKTWVQSCEQWHGSECIDAAPWNTSDFGVPFMRMISLDDYRLVETACPLSYAALSYVWGPAAVFKTIRDNIDMLMQPGGLPVSSFPKSIRDAMVLAKELGFRYIWVDSLCIIQDSAEDKVQQLRMMDCIYSRASLTIVAAAGSHADAGIPGLQPGTRSRKQHTAQISDHLTLVALHPDAYRSAAATTWNTRGWTYQERLLSKRCLFSFPDGSVSFQCSMAVWGEDYYAETRHLKRCAPMMDISLNRSWMAPGSVKERGIPTVHIANTSYLREYCRLVEEYTGRDMSYASDRLLGVSGVLDVLQREFGLNFIHGLPEAIIYMALLWQPRNKLKRVPKDPKTCLPLFPSWSWTGWTGPVGYEDWNAFNDMLGIENRAERVKPFSKLALVGLKELEYFSPIATNSLSPGWSKVSTAEDGTCYIRGTDIHRYHPVPFISSFGKSGESNTMLPPLGLSLRTRIARFRLTTLMLSSTFNQDDYPIERRGRFGLSLPSPSTGDRPWLGTILLPVQYHAKMAQDHEFIILSESYGFNHQEMAPVAAKKMNPFQVYDVMMIRRIEGEELARYRVQLTAQVTETLSSQLLYDSLDGKSVVERIGVGRMVKSAWDSDDDWEDFIIV; encoded by the coding sequence ATGCCTATAGCAGGCGAACCGTCAGCCGATGATCCTTCCAGCGACCCTACTCGCAAATTGCGATGGAGTTACGCTGACTCTTCTGATATCCCACTTCCTGACGAAGATCCAAGCCAGCCATTCTGTCCTCGTCATGCTACCACTGTTGCTCATCTACAAAAAGCGTCTTTTGGTCCTTACCCATATCACACAGATTCAACAACTCCTCATCGCGACTGGCATTTTGGCAATCTCGATTACATCCTTTCTCGCAAGAGCTTGTGTCGTGTATGCGGCCTGATTGCAAAAGTTGTTGAGCAAGACCCCTCAAATTCCACGCTGGAGCGCAAGAATACAGAAATAATTGCTTGCTGGATATGGGACGGAGTGCTCAATAACAGCGACGGCAAAGTGGGAACGCTTCGGCTGCGGATTGCTCCAGAGGTTATTGGCTGGGAAGACTTGTTTGAACCGTTTGACCTGGTTCCTTTGGCGGATCATCTTGATGAAAGCGACAATCTATTTCTAGGACGAAAGATCAACAATGGCCACTTCGACTTGGAAGTGGTCAAGACCTGGGTCCAGAGCTGCGAGCAATGGCATGGCAGCGAGTGCATCGATGCCGCGCCGTGGAATACGTCTGACTTTGGGGTGCCGTTCATGCGCATGATATCTTTGGACGACTACAGGTTGGTTGAAACAGCTTGTCCTCTGTCTTATGCGGCATTGAGCTATGTATGGGGACCCGCCGCTGTATTCAAGACGATACGAGACAACATCGACATGCTGATGCAGCCAGGGGGACTGCCGGTGTCATCCTTTCCAAAGTCGATCCGCGATGCCATGGTCCTAGCAAAAGAGCTCGGCTTTCGATACATCTGGGTTGACTCTCTATGCATCATTCAAGACTCTGCGGAGGATAAagtgcagcagcttcgcatGATGGACTGCATCTATAGCCGTGCGAGTCTCACCATTGTCGCCGCAGCTGGTTCGCATGCCGACGCAGGGATCCCTGGTTTACAGCCTGGAACCCGATCTCGTAAACAGCATACAGCCCAAATCTCGGATCATCTCACGCTGGTTGCGCTACATCCAGACGCCTATCGTAGCGCGGCGGCAACGACCTGGAACACCAGAGGCTGGACATACCAGGAGCGTCTTCTTTCGAAACggtgtctcttctctttccccGACGGGTCTGTGAGCTTCCAGTGTTCAATGGCCGTCTGGGGCGAGGACTACTACGCTGAGACACGGCATTTAAAGCGTTGTGCGCCCATGATGGATATTTCACTGAATCGAAGCTGGATGGCTCCTGGGAGTGTCAAAGAGAGGGGCATTCCAACTGTTCATATAGCAAACACCTCATATCTACGCGAGTATTGCCGGCTTGTCGAAGAGTATACCGGTCGCGATATGTCTTATGCCAGCGATCGGCTATTGGGGGTCAGTGGAGTGCTAGATGTTCTGCAAAGAGAGTTTGGTCTCAACTTCATTCATGGCCTGCCAGAGGCTATCATATACATGGCTCTACTCTGGCAGCCGCGAAACAAGCTCAAACGCGTACCGAAGGATCCTAAAACCTGTCTGCCGCTCTTCCCGAGTTGGTCGTGGACAGGCTGGACTGGGCCAGTGGGTTATGAAGATTGGAATGCGTTCAACGACATGCTTGGGATCGAAAACCGTGCAGAGCGTGTCAAGCCTTTCTCGAAGCTGGCTTTGGTAGGATTGAAAGAGCTCGAGTATTTCTCTCCAATAGCAACAAACAGTTTGTCTCCTGGTTGGTCAAAAGTTTCCACGGCGGAAGATGGGACTTGCTACATTAGGGGCACTGATATTCACCGATACCACCCTGTCCCTTTTATCTCCTCGTTTGGCAAGTCGGGAGAATCCAATACGATGCTGCCTCCGCTTGGACTGAGTCTGCGTACACGAATTGCACGCTTTCGACTAACCACTCTGATGCTAAGTTCAACCTTTAACCAGGACGACTATCCAATTGAACGGCGTGGCCGCTTCGGGCTTTCTTTGCCGTCACCAAGTACAGGTgatcggccatggctgggaACCATTCTCTTACCTGTGCAATATCATGCCAAAATGGCACAAGACCACGAGTTCATTATTCTGTCGGAGAGCTATGGATTCAATCATCAGGAGATGGCACCTGTGGCAGCCAAGAAAATGAATCCTTTCCAAGTATAtgatgtgatgatgataaGGAGGATTGAAGGCGAAGAACTAGCGCGTTATCGCGTCCAGCTTACGGCTCAGGTTACCGAAACTCTTTCTTCACAACTATTGTATGATTCCTTGGATGGGAAGAGTGTAGTTGAAAGAATAGGGGTTGGGCGGATGGTGAAAAGTGCATGGGATAGTGACGATGACTGGGAGGATTTCATTATTGTCTAA
- a CDS encoding uncharacterized protein (BUSCO:EOG092D338V), with amino-acid sequence MALSPVVTTTSSSAQNQNADNFQTLRAVSSPLKALTSGSGQTSSNGTPKPALAPAPPTGQTLAPTLDLAEQMNEEEKRKYVKGKKLGEGTYAVVFLGHLRSSPATRVAIKKIKVQKEYTEGMAPDAVRELKHLQELQHPNIISLLSVFSSKDQNLNLVLEYLPLGDLEMLIRDTDNVRYGAADIKAWMGMLTRAVWFCHENFVLHRDIKPNNLLIAADGEVKLADFGLARSFADPHRHMTSNVITRWYRPPELLFGARHYSGAVDVWSVGTVFAELILRAPYMPGNNELDQIKMICESIGTPTEDNWPGVTRLPEYTVPGQHPTRGRDWYEMRFGIVGTDGVDLLMKTLSLNPQKRITAREMLQHRWWHSEPKPTRKDDLPRKDESAGEDKMGMDLKRRPGMVADEDRGAKVARKLDFGQR; translated from the coding sequence ATGGCGCTCTCTCCCGTCGTCACAACCACTTCTTCCTCCGCCCAGAACCAAAACGCCGACAACTTCCAAACATTACGAGCCGTCTCCTCACCTCTCAAGGCCCTCACTTCCGGCTCAGGCCAGACTTCGTCCAATGGCACCCCCAAACCCGCCCTCGCGCCCGCGCCGCCAACCGGCCAGACGCTCGCTCCGACGCTCGATCTCGCCGAGCAGATGaacgaagaggaaaagcgcAAATACGTCAAAGGCAAGAAGCTTGGTGAAGGTACCTACGCCGTCGTTTTCCTCGGCCACCTGCGCTCCAGCCCGGCAACCCGCGtcgccatcaagaagatcaaggtcCAGAAGGAATACACAGAGGGCATGGCCCCCGACGCGGTCCGCGAGCTGAAGCACCTGCAGGAGCTCCAGCACCCAAACATCATCTCGCTcctctccgtcttctcctcaaaGGACCAGAACCTCAACCTGGTGCTCGAGTACCTGCCTCTCGGCGATCTCGAAATGCTCATCCGCGACACCGACAACGTCCGCTACGGTGCCGCCGACATCAAAGCCTGGATGGGCATGCTCACCCGCGCCGTGTGGTTCTGCCACGAGAACTTTGTCCTGCATCGCGATATCAAGCCCAACAACTTGCTCATCGCCGCCGACGGTGAAGTCAAGCTTGCCGATTTCGGTCTTGCGCGAAGCTTCGCCGACCCTCATCGCCACATGACATCCAACGTCATCACCCGCTGGTACCGTCCCCCCGAATTGCTCTTCGGTGCCCGGCACTACAGCGGCGCAGTAGACGTCTGGTCTGTCGGAACCGTCTTCGCGGAGCTCATCCTGCGTGCCCCCTACATGCCCGGCAACAACGAGCTCGACCAGATCAAGATGATTTGCGAATCCATCGGCACCCCCACAGAAGACAACTGGCCCGGCGTCACCAGACTCCCAGAGTACACCGTGCCAGGCCAGCACCCCACGCGAGGAAGGGACTGGTACGAGATGCGCTTCGGCATCGTCGGCACCGACGGCGTCGACCTACTCATGAAAACGCTGTCTCTGAACCCTCAGAAGCGCATCACCGCGcgggagatgctgcagcaccgcTGGTGGCACTCCGAGCCCAAGCCCACGCGCAAGGATGACCTGCCGCGCAAAGACGAGAGCGCCGGAGAAGACAAGATGGGAATGGATCTGAAGCGCCGACCTGGAATGGTGGCGGACGAGGATAGAGGCGCCAAAGTAGCCCGCAAATTGGACTTTGGACAGCGGTAG